In Chitinophaga oryzae, the sequence TACCGGTACATACCCCCATAAAAGCGGGTTTCTTTGCAGCAGTAATGAACCATTTCTCTATTGCATACCGATAACAACAAACAGGTAGAACCCCAAAAAAGGCTCCGTTCCCGGAGCCTTATTCTTTATGGAAATATCTCATTTTTATGTGTACTTTTAAAGGCTATTGAATTTTTTAAGATTGATGCTAGCGGAACTAAGCCATGGAGTACATTCAACAACAATTCGACGTTAACTTTTCTTTCAGGGTCTTTTTTTCAAGAGATTTATTTGATCCGGCCAATACCTGTTTGTCAGCCTTTCTGGAGTCTAAAGCCGATGCAGCGTTCCAGAAGAAATTACTGGTCGTCCTCGATGGAGGCGTAGCTGCCAGTCACCCCGGCCTTGCCGGGAAGATTTCCTACTACCTGATGCAGGTGCGCGGCTTCCGGCTGGCGCCGGAAATGATAACGCTCACCGGCGGAGAAAGCGTGAAAAACGACCTGTCACAGCTGTTTTCCCTCGTAGACGCCATCGACCAGCATGGCATCGACCGCCATTCCTATGTGATCGGCATCGGCGGCGGGTCTCTGCTGGACCTCGTCGGTTTTGCCGCCGCCATCTCCCACAGGGGCGTGAAACACATCCGTATCCCCACCACCGTATTGTCGCAAAACGATTCCGGCGTAGGGGTGAAAAACGGGATTAATTATAAAGGCAAGAAAAACTTCCTGGGCTCCTTCGCCCCGCCGGCAGCGGTGTTTAACGACAGTACTTTCCTGACCACGCTCGACGGGCGCGACTGGCGCTCCGGTATGGTGGAAGCGGTGAAAGTGGCCCTTATCCGCGACGCGCCTTTCTTCGAATGGATGGAGAAAAAAGCGGAAGCCCTTACCAACGGCGATATGCCGGCCATGGAGGAGCTGATTTACCGTTGCGCGGCCTTGCATATGGCCCACATCGGTGGCGGCGGCGATCCGTTCGAAAGCGGCTCGGCCCGCCCGCTGGACTTCGGCCACTGGAGCGCCCATAAGCTGGAACAGCTGACGGCGTTCTCCCTGCGGCACGGAGAAGCGGTATCCATCGGGATAGCGCTCGACAGCGTATATTCCTGCCTGTTAGGATGGATCGACGAAGCGGCGATGCTACGTATTATTCGCGTACTTAAAGCGATGCAACTGCCCATCTGGCACCCGCTGCTGGAAAAGCAGGATAACGAACCATCTCCCGTGATCGCCGGGTTGGAAGAGTTCCGCGAACATCTCGGCGGACAGCTCACGATCTCCCTGTTGCGGGCTATCGGAAGAGGCGCGGAAATACATCATATAGACCTGGATATGCTGTACAAAGCAGCAGACATCTGCCAAAAACTACAGTCATGAGAACAGCATACGGACATCTGACCTATTGCACCAATATTCACCCCGGGGAGAAATGGGATGACCATTTCGCGCAACTCCGGAAGTATATACCCGCCGTTAAACAACAAGTAGCGCCTGACCAGCCCTTTGGCATCGGCCTGCGCCTGGCAAATACCGCCAGCCTGGAACTGACAAAGGAAGAAAACCTGGAGGCTTTCAAAGCATGGCTGCAACAGGAAAACTGTTATGTGTTTACGATGAATGGTTTCCC encodes:
- a CDS encoding 3-dehydroquinate synthase — encoded protein: MEYIQQQFDVNFSFRVFFSRDLFDPANTCLSAFLESKADAAFQKKLLVVLDGGVAASHPGLAGKISYYLMQVRGFRLAPEMITLTGGESVKNDLSQLFSLVDAIDQHGIDRHSYVIGIGGGSLLDLVGFAAAISHRGVKHIRIPTTVLSQNDSGVGVKNGINYKGKKNFLGSFAPPAAVFNDSTFLTTLDGRDWRSGMVEAVKVALIRDAPFFEWMEKKAEALTNGDMPAMEELIYRCAALHMAHIGGGGDPFESGSARPLDFGHWSAHKLEQLTAFSLRHGEAVSIGIALDSVYSCLLGWIDEAAMLRIIRVLKAMQLPIWHPLLEKQDNEPSPVIAGLEEFREHLGGQLTISLLRAIGRGAEIHHIDLDMLYKAADICQKLQS